Proteins from a single region of Desulfovibrio sp. Huiquan2017:
- a CDS encoding glycosyltransferase family 2 protein codes for MKKSLVSIILPTYNRAEYLGRALESVLSQTYARWECRIIDDGSTDDTEAVVARYADPRIHYRRQANQGVSGARNTGLAECVGEVAALLDSDDEWLPRKLETQLAYMAEHGYEICQTEEIWYRGGKRVNQPARYAKPEGWFFEASLEMCLISPSCTMFTRRAWEVMGPFDTAMPSCEDYDMWLRACLHFPVGLVREPLTRKHGGRPDQLSVCVPCADLHRIRALVKILQSRKLDETRQGLALEALRRKVEIYMQGCEKRGRSAEAERVWNLFCMVREGKEVPLNTLR; via the coding sequence ATGAAAAAATCTCTGGTCTCCATCATCCTGCCCACCTACAACCGGGCGGAATATCTCGGCAGGGCGCTCGAATCTGTCTTGTCCCAGACCTACGCCCGCTGGGAATGCCGGATCATTGATGACGGCTCTACCGACGACACCGAGGCGGTGGTGGCCCGCTACGCCGACCCGCGCATCCATTATCGCCGCCAGGCGAACCAGGGCGTCTCGGGGGCGCGCAACACCGGACTGGCTGAATGCGTGGGCGAGGTCGCGGCCTTGCTCGACTCCGACGACGAGTGGTTGCCGCGCAAGCTCGAAACCCAGCTCGCCTACATGGCCGAACATGGTTACGAAATCTGCCAGACCGAGGAAATTTGGTACCGGGGCGGCAAGCGGGTCAACCAGCCCGCGCGTTACGCCAAGCCCGAAGGGTGGTTTTTCGAGGCTTCCCTGGAGATGTGCCTGATCAGTCCGTCGTGTACCATGTTCACCCGCCGGGCCTGGGAGGTCATGGGGCCCTTCGACACGGCCATGCCGTCCTGCGAGGATTACGACATGTGGTTGCGCGCCTGTCTGCATTTTCCGGTGGGGCTGGTCCGCGAACCGTTGACCCGGAAACATGGCGGCAGGCCGGACCAACTCTCCGTATGCGTGCCCTGCGCCGATTTGCATCGTATCCGGGCGCTGGTGAAAATCCTGCAAAGTCGGAAACTTGACGAAACCCGGCAGGGGCTGGCCCTGGAGGCCTTGCGGCGAAAGGTCGAGATATACATGCAAGGGTGTGAAAAAAGAGGTAGAAGTGCCGAGGCGGAACGTGTTTGGAACCTGTTTTGCATGGTCCGCGAGGGGAAAGAAGTTCCTCTGAATACATTGCGTTAG
- a CDS encoding glycosyltransferase family 4 protein, with translation MRIFQVINVRWFNATAWYAITLSKLLADAGHEVLVLTQAGTQSEDMARKAGLDTVAVDLNTTNPVRFAAAARHITQLLRTHRPDIVNCHRGEGFFLWGLLKFCGFHYRLVRTRGDQRPPRSDAINRWLHAGVADAVVVTNRRMADYFLQKMRTPGHGVWLIHGGVDTAKFHFDPTGRDKVREEFGFGPDDLVIGLLGRFDRVKGHQETIEAVAGLRRRGLDNIRLFLIGFDTAMTTDQIQEHIRDAGVEDITRISGRRDDVAACISALDIGVVASLWSEAIARSALEIMAEDRPLVSTDVGVMPDLVDPAVMVRPGDVDGLAKAIESVATDARLREQVLTAQKRTMSQLTLDEFLKRSLNLYQSLLDGD, from the coding sequence ATGAGAATATTTCAAGTCATCAATGTCCGCTGGTTCAACGCGACCGCATGGTACGCCATAACCCTGAGCAAACTCCTGGCCGACGCGGGACACGAGGTGCTGGTGCTGACCCAAGCCGGGACCCAATCCGAAGATATGGCTCGGAAAGCCGGACTGGACACCGTGGCCGTGGACCTGAACACGACCAATCCCGTGCGGTTCGCCGCTGCCGCAAGGCATATCACACAACTGTTGCGCACGCATCGTCCGGATATCGTCAACTGCCACCGGGGAGAAGGCTTTTTCCTCTGGGGGCTGCTCAAATTTTGCGGCTTCCACTACCGGCTGGTGCGCACGCGCGGCGACCAACGCCCACCCCGTTCCGATGCGATCAACCGCTGGCTTCACGCGGGCGTGGCCGACGCCGTGGTGGTCACCAACCGGCGCATGGCGGACTATTTCCTGCAAAAGATGCGCACCCCGGGGCACGGAGTGTGGCTCATCCACGGCGGCGTGGATACGGCAAAATTCCACTTCGATCCGACCGGGCGCGACAAGGTTCGCGAAGAATTCGGCTTCGGCCCGGACGACCTGGTCATCGGCCTGCTCGGCCGCTTCGACCGGGTCAAGGGCCACCAGGAGACCATCGAAGCCGTGGCAGGCCTGCGCCGACGCGGCCTGGACAACATCCGCCTGTTCCTCATTGGCTTCGATACCGCCATGACCACGGACCAGATCCAAGAGCATATCCGCGACGCTGGAGTCGAGGACATCACCCGCATCAGCGGCCGCAGGGACGATGTGGCCGCCTGCATCAGCGCCCTGGACATCGGCGTGGTCGCATCCCTGTGGTCCGAGGCCATCGCCCGCTCGGCCCTGGAGATCATGGCCGAGGACCGTCCCCTGGTATCCACTGACGTGGGCGTCATGCCGGACCTGGTGGATCCCGCCGTGATGGTGCGCCCCGGCGACGTGGACGGGCTGGCCAAGGCCATCGAAAGCGTCGCCACGGACGCCCGGCTGCGCGAACAGGTCCTGACCGCGCAGAAGCGGACCATGTCCCAACTGACCCTGGACGAATTTCTCAAGCGATCCCTGAATCTTTACCAGAGCCTGCTGGACGGGGACTGA
- a CDS encoding lytic murein transglycosylase, with amino-acid sequence MSPWIEFDPKPKRRMKRAAIGTTLAAVFICALTILGAAGTALAGSVWDPLVGRLTLDGFERRKITYFFSSPDLEFQPEIMARKMNVLLNTRLSARAPGPQPKPEVMDRYLNPLLIAGAYAFYREHRADLTLIHERYGVPGDVLTALMLLESRLGMSVGDYNAFTILASMALAGDFELIRGRIERADISEETLDWLKKRTREKGDWAYEELKALILYAKGNGQDPLTIRSSVYGAIGLCQFMPTNAEHYGRDGTGDGRVDLFDTRDALYSMANFVAEHGWKDSMTDAQKLKVIYRYNHSESYAMTVLAVADRIAKTRELFGG; translated from the coding sequence TTGTCCCCATGGATCGAATTTGATCCAAAGCCCAAACGGCGCATGAAACGCGCGGCCATCGGAACGACGTTGGCCGCCGTTTTCATTTGTGCCCTGACGATTTTGGGGGCGGCGGGAACGGCCTTGGCCGGGTCCGTGTGGGACCCGCTCGTGGGGCGGCTGACCCTAGACGGCTTTGAACGGCGCAAGATCACCTATTTTTTTTCCAGTCCGGACCTTGAGTTTCAGCCCGAGATCATGGCCCGCAAGATGAATGTTCTGCTCAACACCCGTCTTTCGGCCAGGGCTCCGGGGCCTCAGCCGAAACCCGAGGTCATGGACCGCTACCTCAATCCGCTGCTCATCGCCGGGGCCTATGCCTTTTATCGTGAGCATCGGGCCGACCTGACCCTGATTCATGAGCGGTATGGCGTGCCGGGCGACGTCCTGACGGCGCTTATGTTGCTGGAATCGCGGTTGGGCATGAGCGTTGGCGATTACAATGCCTTCACCATCCTGGCATCCATGGCTTTGGCCGGTGATTTCGAGCTTATCCGGGGACGCATCGAGCGCGCGGATATTTCCGAAGAGACATTGGATTGGCTGAAGAAACGGACCAGAGAGAAGGGGGATTGGGCCTATGAGGAGCTCAAGGCGCTCATCCTTTACGCCAAGGGAAACGGCCAGGATCCGCTGACCATCCGCAGCTCCGTGTATGGGGCCATCGGTCTGTGCCAGTTCATGCCGACCAATGCCGAGCATTATGGCCGGGACGGGACCGGAGACGGGCGCGTGGACCTCTTCGACACCCGGGACGCTTTGTATTCCATGGCCAACTTCGTGGCCGAGCACGGCTGGAAGGATTCCATGACCGATGCGCAGAAGCTCAAGGTCATCTATCGCTACAATCATTCCGAGAGCTACGCCATGACCGTTTTGGCCGTGGCCGACCGAATCGCCAAGACCCGGGAACTCTTCGGCGGCTGA
- a CDS encoding dual CXXC motif small (seleno)protein → MFSGRKRTWCARGMKCEKCGLDLTAYRGCREVTLKCPSCGKVYDLKEFFSRMDEDFEEEMGFVPMDRI, encoded by the coding sequence GTGTTTTCCGGTCGCAAGCGTACCTGGTGCGCCAGGGGCATGAAGTGCGAGAAATGCGGTCTCGATCTGACCGCCTACCGGGGATGTCGCGAGGTTACGTTGAAATGCCCATCCTGCGGCAAGGTCTATGATCTCAAGGAGTTCTTCTCCAGAATGGACGAGGACTTCGAAGAGGAGATGGGTTTTGTCCCCATGGATCGAATTTGA
- a CDS encoding TolC family protein, which produces MDRTRFLFLALMLSALLASAGIAFAQDADPAMDKGGAEDISGPYDLERCVQRALGYNPNMQSIRAQLRGAAHGQRSALGKFGPALSGSYGYTHYNRDYTYSGKDGDWVASVNLTQPIFQGFNLLANWQKAKLNKESTEASLTNVELTLIEAVQANFLSLLKARMDVKSAEDSVARLESQLKVTNAFYEVGLRPKAEVLDAEVDLATSKQELLKARNNVFTQEAQLNTLLNIPLEAPIQYVGELKYIPFDLSLRDCLTRAYDHRPDLLIGQKSVEMAQKDVTMSESSFYPSVNGHWDYVTRGDDPASNGNGYSSEKAGEYWTAGVDASMEIFSWGSDYYDSKKYDEMVKQMQADLENTRLNAGFEVKSSILNLQEAADRISVAKKSVVAAEEAYRMAVARYQAQVGTNTDVLNAQERLSLSEAQLSQALADYGTAVSKLYVAMGEKNLGLKEVK; this is translated from the coding sequence ATGGACCGCACACGGTTTTTATTTTTGGCTCTGATGCTTTCAGCCCTGCTGGCTTCGGCCGGAATCGCATTCGCCCAGGACGCCGACCCCGCCATGGATAAAGGCGGGGCCGAAGACATTTCCGGACCCTACGATCTGGAACGGTGCGTGCAGAGGGCTCTGGGATACAATCCGAACATGCAGTCCATCCGCGCCCAACTGCGTGGCGCCGCGCACGGTCAGCGCTCAGCCCTGGGCAAGTTCGGCCCGGCCCTGAGCGGTTCCTACGGGTACACTCACTACAACCGTGATTACACCTACAGCGGCAAGGACGGAGACTGGGTCGCCTCCGTGAACCTGACGCAGCCGATCTTCCAGGGGTTCAACCTGCTGGCCAACTGGCAGAAGGCCAAGCTGAACAAGGAGTCCACCGAGGCGTCCCTGACCAACGTGGAATTGACTCTGATCGAGGCTGTTCAGGCCAATTTCCTTTCTCTGCTCAAGGCGCGTATGGATGTGAAGTCCGCCGAGGACTCCGTGGCCCGTCTGGAATCCCAGCTCAAGGTAACCAACGCCTTCTACGAGGTCGGCCTGCGGCCCAAGGCCGAGGTCCTCGACGCCGAGGTCGATCTGGCCACTTCCAAGCAGGAGCTGCTCAAGGCGCGCAACAACGTCTTCACCCAGGAAGCCCAGTTGAACACCCTGCTGAACATACCCTTGGAAGCTCCGATCCAATACGTGGGCGAACTGAAGTACATCCCCTTCGATTTGTCCCTTAGGGATTGCCTGACTCGGGCCTATGACCATCGGCCGGATTTGCTCATCGGTCAGAAGAGCGTGGAGATGGCCCAGAAGGATGTGACCATGTCCGAGAGCAGTTTCTATCCTTCGGTCAACGGGCATTGGGACTACGTCACCCGCGGTGACGATCCCGCCAGTAACGGCAACGGGTACTCCTCCGAGAAGGCCGGCGAATACTGGACTGCCGGGGTGGACGCCTCCATGGAAATTTTCTCTTGGGGTTCCGACTACTACGACTCCAAGAAGTACGACGAAATGGTCAAGCAGATGCAGGCCGACCTGGAGAACACCCGGCTCAACGCGGGCTTCGAGGTCAAGAGCTCCATCCTGAATTTGCAGGAGGCGGCCGACCGCATCTCCGTGGCCAAGAAGTCCGTGGTTGCCGCCGAAGAGGCCTACCGCATGGCCGTGGCCCGATATCAGGCCCAGGTTGGCACCAACACCGACGTGCTCAATGCCCAGGAACGCCTTAGCCTGTCCGAGGCTCAGCTGTCCCAGGCTCTGGCCGACTACGGCACCGCCGTATCCAAACTCTACGTGGCCATGGGCGAAAAGAACCTCGGCCTCAAGGAGGTCAAGTAG
- a CDS encoding MogA/MoaB family molybdenum cofactor biosynthesis protein, producing MSCKSLNCRLAAPVEKGGFVYLCSGDETPFPAALVTDTVRPGLRVGDRLTGKGGAFLVRSTTWLPQGAGAASSPLYLMEVLDDAAAGEGVFEVARTGYALAWITLSDKGARGERVDESGPLVGRLVGAVLDLNCVQGFVIPDEAAQLKGLLADLALNQGFDLILTTGGTGVAPRDVSPEATLAVIEKRLPGYERAMTMASLAKTPHGAISRAVAGTLGGALVVNMPGSPKAVAECLEPLLPTFRHTLEKLQGDPSDCAALRKV from the coding sequence ATGTCCTGCAAGAGTCTGAATTGCCGTCTGGCGGCCCCGGTGGAGAAGGGCGGCTTCGTCTATCTCTGTTCCGGCGACGAGACCCCGTTCCCAGCGGCCCTGGTTACGGACACGGTCCGGCCCGGCCTGCGCGTCGGCGACCGGCTGACCGGGAAAGGGGGGGCGTTTTTGGTGCGTTCGACGACCTGGCTGCCCCAGGGCGCGGGCGCGGCGTCGAGCCCCCTGTATCTGATGGAGGTCCTGGACGACGCAGCGGCCGGGGAGGGCGTCTTCGAGGTCGCGCGTACCGGCTACGCTCTGGCCTGGATCACCCTGAGCGACAAGGGAGCCCGGGGGGAGCGCGTGGACGAATCCGGCCCGCTGGTGGGCAGGCTCGTGGGCGCGGTTCTGGACCTGAACTGCGTGCAGGGGTTCGTCATTCCGGACGAGGCCGCCCAGCTCAAGGGACTGCTTGCCGACCTGGCCCTGAACCAGGGATTCGACCTTATTTTGACCACGGGCGGCACAGGCGTGGCCCCCAGGGACGTCTCCCCGGAAGCGACCCTGGCCGTCATCGAAAAAAGGTTGCCCGGCTATGAACGGGCCATGACCATGGCCAGCCTGGCCAAAACTCCCCACGGGGCTATCTCCCGGGCCGTCGCCGGGACCTTGGGCGGGGCGCTTGTCGTCAACATGCCCGGCAGCCCCAAGGCCGTGGCCGAGTGCCTGGAGCCGCTGCTCCCGACTTTCCGACATACCCTGGAAAAGCTTCAGGGCGATCCGTCGGACTGTGCGGCCTTGCGAAAGGTATGA
- a CDS encoding DUF1614 domain-containing protein gives MNPYFQYSGGMIPALLLLVALFFLFVFLPVSLVADAFSKLGLTPAQGVLMLIAILLGRMINIPVHTSERLVVVSKPRSMRFGMDEGGRPVRIEEEAESELKKQVFAINVGGFLMPLLLSLTFIIRQHMIFQAGGVYPWIGFVMLMVAAGCYAMSKPDPFTGMRIPLVLPALITFLCVYFFVPPEYRPVAAYVAGTMGAVLGGNLIPLLVPRFRNRVGTPVVSIGGPGTFGGVFVAGILSVLLA, from the coding sequence ATGAACCCCTATTTTCAATATTCCGGCGGCATGATCCCGGCGCTGCTCCTGCTGGTGGCGCTCTTCTTTCTGTTCGTGTTCCTGCCTGTGTCCCTGGTGGCCGACGCCTTCTCCAAGCTCGGGCTGACGCCGGCTCAGGGTGTGCTCATGCTCATCGCCATCCTGCTCGGCCGGATGATCAATATCCCTGTACACACCAGCGAGCGCCTGGTGGTGGTCTCCAAGCCCCGGTCCATGCGTTTCGGTATGGACGAGGGCGGCCGCCCCGTGCGCATCGAGGAGGAGGCGGAAAGCGAACTCAAGAAGCAGGTCTTCGCCATCAACGTTGGCGGCTTCCTCATGCCCCTGTTGTTGAGTCTCACCTTTATCATCCGCCAACACATGATCTTTCAGGCAGGCGGAGTTTATCCCTGGATCGGTTTCGTCATGCTTATGGTCGCGGCCGGATGCTACGCCATGTCCAAGCCCGATCCCTTTACCGGCATGCGCATCCCGCTGGTTCTGCCCGCCTTGATCACCTTTCTGTGCGTCTATTTTTTCGTGCCCCCGGAGTACCGCCCGGTGGCCGCTTACGTGGCCGGGACCATGGGGGCCGTGCTCGGCGGCAACCTTATCCCGCTGCTGGTGCCGCGCTTCCGCAACCGGGTGGGGACGCCGGTGGTCTCCATCGGCGGTCCCGGCACTTTCGGCGGCGTGTTCGTGGCGGGCATCCTGTCGGTCCTGCTGGCCTGA
- the rfbA gene encoding glucose-1-phosphate thymidylyltransferase RfbA, producing the protein MKGIILAGGAGTRLHPLTRVVSKQLLPVYDKPMIYYPLSTLMLADIRDIMIISTPHDLPNFRKLLGDGSRLGLNLTYREQPQPEGLAQAFLIGEDFIGSDNVCLVLGDNIFHGHGLSSLLMAAGQLTRGGRVFAYLVKDPERYGVVEFDKNFKALSIEEKPSKPKSKYAVTGLYFYDNDVIGMAKSLKPSARGELEITDINRLYLERGDLEVQTLGRGYAWLDMGTHESLHGAAGFVRAVQARQGYVISSPEEIGYRMGFISREQLMQLASEMSNNDYGRYLMEMAKEDLGNS; encoded by the coding sequence ATGAAAGGCATCATTCTCGCGGGGGGAGCGGGCACCCGGCTCCACCCCCTGACCCGGGTGGTCAGCAAGCAATTGCTACCCGTGTACGACAAACCGATGATCTACTATCCCCTGTCCACCCTGATGTTGGCGGACATCCGGGACATCATGATCATCTCCACCCCCCACGACCTGCCCAACTTCCGCAAGCTCCTGGGGGACGGCTCCCGGCTCGGCCTGAACCTGACGTACCGCGAGCAGCCCCAGCCCGAGGGCCTGGCCCAGGCATTTCTCATCGGCGAGGACTTCATCGGTTCCGACAATGTCTGCCTGGTGCTCGGCGACAATATCTTCCACGGCCACGGCCTGAGCTCCCTTCTCATGGCGGCGGGACAGCTGACCCGGGGCGGCCGGGTCTTCGCCTATCTGGTCAAGGACCCGGAACGCTATGGCGTCGTCGAATTCGACAAGAACTTCAAGGCGCTGTCCATTGAGGAAAAACCGAGCAAGCCCAAGTCCAAATATGCGGTCACCGGACTGTATTTCTACGACAACGACGTCATCGGCATGGCCAAATCGCTCAAGCCCTCGGCACGCGGGGAGCTGGAGATCACGGATATCAACCGGCTCTACCTTGAACGCGGCGACCTGGAGGTCCAAACCCTGGGCCGGGGCTACGCCTGGCTGGATATGGGCACCCACGAGTCCCTGCATGGGGCGGCAGGCTTCGTGCGCGCGGTCCAGGCCCGGCAGGGCTACGTCATTTCGAGCCCCGAGGAGATCGGCTACCGCATGGGGTTCATCTCCCGCGAACAGCTCATGCAGCTGGCCTCGGAAATGAGCAACAACGACTACGGCAGGTATCTCATGGAAATGGCCAAGGAAGACCTCGGCAACTCCTAA
- a CDS encoding PilZ domain-containing protein produces MGILDSLGKLFSKSDKGSSPAKGKASRPVERMRKQDDVSLEKTSDAKPAAFRPAPVDEAALGFSITIKDGRITKRKAFRISVEGLTVFVHRLGKTFPVTDISASGLGFRFPKPRMKCGVKIKMDLHLNGGREVEGVLCQVMRHERGVVGCAFVDLDRKQEDAVGRIVLEGEKQLAARRTASRKTGRN; encoded by the coding sequence ATGGGCATCCTGGATTCTCTCGGCAAGCTATTCTCCAAGTCCGACAAGGGCTCCTCGCCGGCCAAAGGCAAGGCTTCCCGGCCCGTTGAGCGGATGCGGAAGCAGGACGACGTGTCGCTCGAAAAAACGTCCGACGCGAAACCCGCCGCCTTCCGCCCCGCCCCCGTGGACGAAGCCGCCCTGGGTTTCAGCATCACCATCAAGGATGGACGGATCACCAAACGCAAGGCGTTCCGCATCTCGGTGGAAGGCCTGACCGTATTCGTCCACCGGCTGGGCAAGACCTTCCCGGTGACCGATATCAGCGCCTCAGGCCTGGGTTTCCGTTTCCCCAAACCACGCATGAAGTGCGGTGTGAAGATCAAGATGGACCTGCATCTCAACGGAGGCAGGGAAGTCGAAGGCGTGCTCTGCCAGGTCATGCGCCATGAGCGCGGCGTGGTCGGCTGCGCCTTCGTAGACCTGGACCGCAAACAGGAGGACGCGGTGGGCCGGATCGTCCTGGAAGGCGAAAAGCAGCTGGCGGCGCGCAGGACCGCTTCGAGGAAGACGGGCCGGAACTAG
- the rdgC gene encoding recombination-associated protein RdgC, translated as MSILSTSLGLTRYRIIEEVPGELLQQVPDKLKQFCMVDIDGTADERSFGWTNIDDMLDMNWAASPPEKASYFAFSLRLDTRRIPPSVLKKHNTIAVNKELAQNKEQGKNFISRDRKREIKEQVTLRLRARTLPIPAVFDIIWNPPANRIYLDTTNAKVRSLFEDHFALTFDLHLEPLTPFFMAMDILGEEAAPRLENLDPTIFV; from the coding sequence TTGAGCATACTCTCCACCAGCCTCGGGCTGACACGTTACCGCATCATCGAGGAGGTCCCCGGCGAACTGCTTCAGCAGGTACCCGACAAGCTGAAGCAATTCTGCATGGTGGACATCGACGGCACGGCCGACGAACGCTCCTTCGGCTGGACCAACATCGACGACATGCTGGATATGAACTGGGCCGCTTCCCCGCCGGAAAAGGCCTCCTACTTTGCCTTCTCCCTGCGCCTGGACACCCGGCGCATCCCGCCCTCGGTGCTCAAGAAGCACAACACCATCGCGGTGAACAAGGAGCTTGCGCAAAACAAGGAGCAGGGCAAGAATTTCATCTCCCGCGACCGCAAACGCGAGATCAAGGAACAGGTCACCCTGCGACTGCGGGCCCGTACCCTCCCCATCCCGGCGGTCTTCGACATCATCTGGAATCCCCCGGCCAACCGTATCTACCTGGACACCACCAACGCCAAAGTCCGGTCCCTGTTCGAAGATCACTTCGCCCTGACCTTCGACCTTCACCTGGAACCGCTGACCCCGTTCTTCATGGCCATGGACATCCTCGGCGAAGAAGCCGCGCCCAGGCTGGAAAACCTCGACCCGACCATCTTCGTCTAG
- a CDS encoding arylesterase, giving the protein MADAVRIACYGDSLTEGYGLDPDEALPAVLERGLRDRGIEARCLNFGISGDTTEDGLGRLNAVLDADPDGVVLAFGANDCFLDEPVDEVAARLSKLIETFRKRNVPVLLVGINAGLNPDGEYRARFEAIFPDLAERYGLALFPDILVPYQGNPSLTLLDGLHPNAAGVEAIGRALLPQVADLARGLRP; this is encoded by the coding sequence ATGGCCGACGCGGTGCGCATAGCCTGCTACGGCGACAGCCTGACCGAGGGATACGGCCTGGACCCGGACGAGGCCCTGCCCGCAGTCCTGGAACGCGGTCTGCGCGACCGAGGAATCGAGGCCCGCTGTCTCAATTTCGGGATATCCGGCGACACGACCGAGGACGGCCTTGGCCGCCTGAACGCGGTCCTCGATGCCGATCCGGACGGAGTGGTCCTGGCCTTCGGAGCCAACGACTGCTTCCTGGACGAGCCCGTGGACGAGGTCGCAGCGCGCCTGTCCAAGCTGATCGAGACCTTCCGTAAACGGAATGTCCCGGTCCTGCTGGTGGGCATCAACGCGGGGCTCAATCCGGACGGGGAGTACAGGGCACGCTTCGAAGCGATCTTCCCGGACCTGGCCGAGCGTTACGGGCTGGCCTTGTTCCCGGACATTCTCGTCCCGTACCAGGGGAATCCGTCCCTGACCCTGCTGGACGGGCTGCATCCCAACGCGGCCGGGGTAGAGGCCATCGGCCGCGCCCTGCTCCCCCAGGTGGCGGACCTGGCTCGGGGACTCAGGCCGTAG
- a CDS encoding VTT domain-containing protein produces MKRNEGKRSVSWPIVLKFAAAFVLLGLLSFAMEHWGERNMTRLTALVEAQGKLGPLIFIAVNALLTMLLVPQVLFTVAAGALFGWKFGAAYASAGMTIGAVGAFLLARYGVRERLKARFADNPIYGRMLSLSRIHPLHLISLSRIIPVLPFPVTSYLLGITEVRSLPYALLSWVAMLPETIFLASGGHLLSSGVRGRVPVGAAIALGVAGMVVAIVVHRMKKKFLEGEEKEEEGRPPTA; encoded by the coding sequence ATGAAACGGAATGAGGGAAAACGGTCCGTATCCTGGCCGATTGTCCTCAAATTCGCGGCGGCCTTCGTCCTGCTCGGTCTGCTTTCCTTCGCTATGGAGCACTGGGGCGAGCGGAACATGACCCGGCTGACCGCATTGGTGGAGGCGCAGGGCAAGCTGGGACCGCTGATCTTCATTGCGGTCAACGCGCTGTTGACCATGCTGCTGGTTCCGCAGGTGCTTTTCACTGTGGCCGCCGGGGCGCTCTTCGGATGGAAGTTCGGAGCGGCCTACGCCTCGGCGGGCATGACTATCGGTGCTGTGGGAGCCTTTCTCCTGGCCCGCTACGGCGTGCGCGAGCGGCTCAAGGCGCGGTTCGCGGACAATCCCATATATGGGCGCATGCTCTCCCTGAGCCGCATCCACCCCCTGCACCTCATCTCCTTAAGCCGGATCATTCCGGTTCTGCCCTTTCCGGTGACCAGCTATCTGCTCGGGATCACCGAGGTCCGTTCCCTGCCGTATGCGCTCCTTTCCTGGGTGGCCATGCTGCCCGAGACCATATTTCTGGCCTCGGGCGGACATTTGCTTTCCTCGGGCGTGCGGGGACGCGTCCCGGTGGGCGCGGCCATCGCCCTGGGCGTGGCGGGCATGGTCGTGGCCATCGTGGTGCACCGGATGAAGAAGAAGTTCCTTGAAGGCGAAGAGAAGGAGGAGGAAGGGCGGCCGCCTACGGCCTGA